The nucleotide sequence GGTGCAGGACGACCTGGCCGGGCGGGCCGGTTGGCGCGTGGTCACCGTGGGACCCAACGGTGCGCAGGTGGAGACCCTGGCCACCACCGCCGCGGAGCCTGCCGCGGCGGTGCGGCTCACCCTCGACCACGGCGTGCAGCAGGCCGCGCAGAACGCCGTGCGCAGCAAGCCGGAGCCGGCGATGACGGTGGCGCTGAAGGCGTCCACCGGGGAGGTGCTGGCCGTGGCCCAGAACGCCGCGGCCGACGCCGCCGGACCAGTGGCGCTGACCGGCCTGTACGAGCCGGGCAGCACCTTCAAGACGGTGACTGCCGCCGCCGTGCTGCAGGCGGGCACCGTCACCGCCGAGACCCCCAGCGCGTGCCCGGCCACCACGGTGGTCGGCGGGGTCCGGGTGATCCCCAACTACAACGACTTCGCGCTCGGCGAGGTCCCCCTGCGCACGGCGTTCGCCGCCTCCTGCAACACCACCTTCGCCCAGCTGTCCGGCGCGCTGGGAGCCGATGCGCTGAGCACCACGGCCCGCTCGCTGGGCATCGGGATGGACTACACCGCGGCCGGGATGACCACCGTCACCGGCAAGGTGCCGCCCACCGCGGACCTGGTCAAGCGCGCCGAGGACTCCATCGGCCAGGGTGACGTGCAGGCCAGCCCGTTCGGCATGGCGCTGGTGGCCGCCACGGTGGCCCGGGGCACCACCCCGGCGCCGGTGCTGGTACAGGGCGCGCCCACCGCGGTGGCGGGCAGCGCTCCGGCCTTGCCGGCCCCGGTGCTCGACCAGCTGCGGGTGATGATGCGCGAGGTGGTCACCGGTGGGTCCGGACGTGGCGTGGCCGAGCAGGGGCAGGTGCACGGCAAGACCGGCGAGGCGCAGTTCGGGGACGGCACCCGGTCGCATTCCTGGTTCATCGGCTACCGCGGCGACGTCGCCTTCGCCACCCTCGTGGTGGGGGGAGGAAGCTCGGCCGGCGCCGTGGGCGTCACCGGCCAGGTGCTCGCTGCGCTGCCCGCGGGCTACTGACCGGGGCGTTGACTAGGCTGGGCCCATGTCTGTCTTCACCACCGCCCGTCCGCCCCTGACCCCGGGGCACCCCACCCCGATCCGCACGGTTCCCCAGTCGATCCCGCGTCCGGAGTACGTCGGCAAGCCGGCGCCGACGCCGAGCAACGACCCCTGGGTGCAGCCGCCGGAGGTCATCGAGGCGATGCGGGTGGCCAGCAAGATCGCGGCCCAGGCGCTGCAGGAGGGCGGCAAGGTGGTGGCGCCGGGCGTCACCACCGACGAGGTGGACCGCGTGGTGCACGAGTTCCTCGTCGACCACGGCGCCTACCCCTCCACGCTGGGCTACCGCGGCTTCAGCAAGAGCTGCTGCACCTCGCTGAACGAGGTGATCTGCCACGGCATCCCGGACACCACGGTGATCCAGGACGGCGACATCGTGAACATCGACGTCACCGCGTTCATCGGTGGCGTGCACGGCGACACCAACGCCACCTTCCTCGCCGGCGACGTCGCGCCCGAGGTGCGCGACCTCGTCGAGCGCACCCACGAGGCCACCATGCGGGCGATCAAGGCGGTCAAGCCGGGGCGCCAGCTCAACGTGGTGGGCCGGGTGATCGAGGCCTACGCCAGCCGGTTCGGCTACGGCGTGGTGCGGGACTTCACCGGCCACGGCATCGGGCGGTCGTTCCACAGCGGCCTGGTGGTGCTGCACTACGACCAGCCCAGCGTGGAGACGGTCATCGAGGAGGGCATGACCTTCACCATCGAGCCGATGATCACCCTGGGCGGCATCGACTACGACCAGTGGGACGACGGCTGGACGGTGCTCACCAAGGACAAGAGCTGGACCGCGCAGTTCGAGCACACCATCGTGGTGACCGCCACCGGCGCGGAGATCCTCACCCTGCCCTGACCGCGGGCAGGGCAGGGGCTAGCCGTTCTCCTCCAGGGTGCGGCCCTTGGTCTCCTTGACGAAGAAGATCACCACCACCAGGGAGACCGCGGCCATCGCGGCGTAGCCGGCGTAGGTGAGCGAGAGGTTCGCCGCGGAGAAGGTCGGGAAGGTCACCGTCACCGCGAAGTTGGCGATCCAGTTGGCCGAGGTGGCTACCGCCACCGCGGCCGCGCGGGAGCGGTTGGGGAACATCTCGCTCAGCAGCACCCACACCACCGGGCCCCAGGACAGCGCGAAGAAGAACACGAAGCCGTTGGCGGCGACCAGCGCGATGGTGCCGTACGGGGAGGGCAGCTCGGCCGCGGCGGCGGTGCCGTCGGTGGAGGCGGCCACCGCCTCCGCGTGGGAGAAGCACCACGAGGCGATGCCCAGGGCCACGGTCATGCCCACCGAGCCGATGGCCAGCAGCGGACGGCGCCCGATCTTGTCGATCACCGCGATGGCCACGAAGGTGCCCACGATGTTGACCACCGCGCTCACCACGCTGATGAGCAGGGAGCGGTCCTCGCCGATCCCGACGGACTGCCACAGCGAGGCCGAGTAGTAGAAGATCACGTTGATGCCGACCAGCTGCTGCAGCGCGGCGAGCGCCACGCCGAGCAGCACCAGCGGAACCATCTTGTGCTGGCCGGTGAACAGGTCGCGAACCCGGGAGCGCTCCTCCAGCTTGAGCGACACCCGGATCTCCTCGATGCGGTGGTCCACCTGCTCGGTGTTCCCGCCCTCCAGGCTGGCCAGGATCTTCGTTGCCACCGCCGTCTTGCCCTTGGCCACCAGGAAGCGCGGCGACTCCGGCAGCGTGTAGGTCATCAGCAGGTACAGCGCACCGGGGAAGGCCGCGGCCATCAGCATCCACCGCCAGGCCTCGAGCCCGGCGATCTCACCGCGCGAGCCACCAGCGGCCTCGGCGAGGGCGTAGTTGACCAGCGACGACACGGCGATGCCCAGCACGATGGCCAGCTGGTGCATCGATCCCAACCGCCCGCGGTAGGCGGCCGGGGAGATCTCGGCGATGTAGGCGGGGGAGATGACCGACGCGATGCCTACCGCGACACCACCCACGACCCGCCAACAGGCGAGGTCGACCACCGAGAAGGCCAGGGCCGAGCCCACCGAGCTCACGATGAACAGCACCGCGGCGATGCGCATCGTCCACAGCCGCCCCAACCTGCCCGCGACCGCCCCGGCGACCCAGGCCCCGAGGGCGGCGCCGATCAGGGCGAGGGACACGGTCAGCCCGGTCGCGGCGGTGCCGGCGTTGAAGCGAGACTGGATCGCCTTGACCGCACCGTTGATCACGGCGGTGTCGTAGCCGAAGAGGAAACCGCCCAGCGCGGCCGCGAGGGAGAACAGCAGGGCGTGGGCGACGCTGGCTCCTCCGGCGGGTGGTTCGGACCGGGCGGGGGTGCTGCTCGTGGCTCCGGTGCTCATCGGTCGTTCCGCCTCCCCGTGGCCAGGCATGCGCGTCAGCCGCGACGGTACGCCCGACGCTCCGGGGGTGCCGGGGAGCCGACGGGTAGCGTCGGCTCATGTCGGTGGAACAGGTGACCTGTGGTGAGCACACCTTCGACGTCCACCTCGGGGGTGACCCGGCGGACACCCCGGTGGTGCTGCTGCACGGGTTCCCGCAGAGTCCGCACTGCTACGACGCGGTGCTGCCGCGGCTGCACGCGGCAGGGCTGCGCACCATCGTCCCCGCGCAGCGCGGCTACTCCCCGGGGGCCCGCCCGACCGGGGTCGAGGACTACCGCATGCCCCACCTGGTCGGTGACGTCATCGCCCTGCTGGACGCCATGGACGTGGGCTGGGCGCACCTGGTGGGCCACGACTGGGGTGCGGCGGTGGCGTGGCAGGTGGCCGCCCGGCACCCCAACCGGGTCAGCAGCCTGGTGGTGGCCAGCGTCGGGCACCCGGTGGCCTTCGCCGACGCGCTGCGCAACGACTCCGCGCAGAAGGAGTCCTCGAGCTACATGCAGCTGTTCGCCCAGCCCGGAAAGGCCGAGGACCTGCTGCTGGCCGACGACGGGCGGCGGTTGCGGGCCATGGTGGCCACCGGGGGGCAGACCGCGGAGCAGGTAGCCGCCAGCGTCGAGCCGCTGCTGGAGCCAGGTGCGCTCACCGCCGCGCTGAGCTGGTACCGCGCCATGCGCGGGGAGGACTACCGCGAGTGTCCGGCGGTGGAGGTGGCCACCACCTACTTGTGGAGCACCGGGGACACGTCGCTGGGCCGCACCCAGGCCGAGGCCAGCCGCAGGCACGTGCTGGCCGACTACCGCTTCGTCGAGCTGCCCGGGGTGACGCACTGGATCCCCGAGGAGGCCGCCGCCGAGCTGGCCGCGGAGATCGTGCTGCGCTCCAGCCCCTGGTAGGAGCCGGGCCCGCTCAGCCGCGGCGGGGCTTGCGCGCACCCCCACGGGCACCGGACCTGCCACCCCGGGCACCGCCGGCCTGCTTCTGGGGCTGCCTGGTGCGTCCTGCTCGCGGGGCCGGCTCGGCGGGTGCCGGGTCGGCGCCGCGGGAGCTCCGGGCGGTGCGGCCCTTGACCACGCCGAAGAAGGTCTCCACCAGGTCGCTGTTGCGCTCGGGCACCCACGCCAGCGCCACCGGGGACGGCGCCACGTCGTGCACCGGGCGGTAGACGAGGTCGCGGCGGGCGTGCAGGCGGGCGATCGACTGCGGGACGACGACGATGCCCAGCCCGGCGGCCACCAGCTCGATGCGCTGGGCGTCGGTCAGCTCCTCGGCCACGGTCGGGCGCTCGCCGGTGCGCAGCTCCGAGGCGACGTCGCGCCACTCCGGCACGGTGTCCGGGTCCTGCAGCAGGTGCTCGTCGGCGAGGTCGGCCACCCCCACCGCATCGAAGAGCGCCACCGGGTGGTCCTTGGGCACCACCACCACCGGCACCTCCTCGTAGAGGCGCACGACGCTCAGCCCCTCGCGCTGCACGGGCAGCCGCACCAGGCACACGTCCACCCGCCCGGACCGCAGCGCGTCCACCTGCTCGGCCACCTCCACCCCCACTGCGCGCAGGGGCACCGTGGGCATCCGCTCGGACCACACGCGGCTCCACTTGGCCAGCGTCACCCCGGGCACGTAGCCCACGGTGAAGGTCTGCTCCCGTGGCGCGTCGTCGGCGGTCTCGGAGCCGCGGGGATCCGGTTCGGCCAGCGCTGACCGCGCCTGGGTGAGCAGCGCCTCGCCGGCCGCGGTCAGCCGGGTGGGCTGCTCGCCCGGCACCACCAGCGGCTCACCGACCTGCTCCTGCAGCGCGGCGAGGCTGCGGCTCAGCTCGGTGCGAGCGACGCCCAGCGACCGGGCGGCCTTGGTGAAGCTGGGCTGCTCGGCCACGGCCACGAAGTGGCGCAGCTGGCGGGGGTCGGCGGGCACCGGGGGAGTCCCTTCGTCGGTGGAGCGAGGCTTGCGGGGTGAAGCAGGGTCGATCGTTGCAGATAGGCTGACGTGGTGATCGAAGCGAGGAACCCCCGGTGAAGAAGCAGCAGACGATGAAGCCCGCCACGGCGGCGAAGAAGCTGGAGATCTACCTGCCTGCTGCCCCTGCGGAGTTCCGTGAGGGGACGGTCTCGCGCACCGAGCTCGAGGAGCTGCAGAACAACCCGCCGGAGTGGCTGCAGCAGCTGCGCCAGGCCGGCCCGCACCCGCGCAGCGTGCTCGCGCGCAAGCTGAAGATCTCCATCGCCGGGCTGGCCCGCGGAGGGGTGACCGAGGCGCTGACCACCGAGCAGGTGGACGCGCTGGTCGCCGAGGCGCCGGAGTGGCTGCAGGCCGAGCAGCGCCTGCAGGCCGGGGTGCGCGCGGAGAGCGCCCGCCAGCGCGAGGCCAAGCAGCAGTCCGGCAAGCCACAGTCCGCCAAGCAGCAGTCCGGCAAGCCGCAGACCCGGGCCAGCTAGACCTCCAGGCCCAGCAGGGCGTTCTCCACCACCTCCGCCAGCGCGGGGTGGATCCAGTACTGGCCGGTGGCCATCTCGGTGGCCGAGAGGCCGAAGGACATCGCCTGGATGAGCGGCTGGATCACGGTGGAGGCCTGCGCGCCCATCACGTGGGCGCCCAGCAGCCGGCCGGTGCCGCGCTCGGCGATCACCTTGCAGACGCCCTCGACGTCCTCCATCGCCCAGCCGTAGGCCACGTCGCCGTAGGCCTGAACCTTCACGGTGACGTCCAGCCCGTGCTCGCGCGCCTGCTCCTCGGTGAGCCCGACGGTGGCGATCTGCGGGTCGGTGAACACCGCGGCAGGCACGTGGGCGTGGCTGGTGGTGCGCGGGGACTCCGGGTGCAGCAGGTTGTGCTGCACCACCCGCGCCTCGTGGTTGGCCACGTGCTTGAGCTGGTAGGGCGAGCTGACGTCACCCAGCGCCCACACGCCGGGGACCACCTCGCCGTTGGTGGACAGCACTCGCTGCTGCTCGTCGACCATGATCCGGCCGTCCGGGTGGGTGCCGACCCCGGCGGCGCCCAGGTCCAGCAGGTCGGAGTTGGGGCGCCGCCCGGCCGCGACCAGCAGTGCGTCGCCGCTGACCACGTCGCCGTTGGTCAGCTCCACCTCGATGTCGGGGTGGCCGTCGACGTCGCTGCCCTGGCGCACCTTGGCCAGGCCGTGCCCCAGGTGCACGTCCCACTTCTCCTGGGCCAGGGCGGTGAAGCGCTCGGCGATGCCGCGGTCGAGCTGGCGCAGCAGGACGTCGCTGCGCCCGATCAGCGAGACGGCGCTGCCGAAGGCGGAGAAGACGTGCGCGAACTCGGTGGCGATGTAGCCGGCGCCCACGATCACCAGGCGCTCCGGCAGCCGGGGCAGCCGCATCACGTCGTCGTTGGTGTGGAAGGTGACCCCGCTGTCGAGGACCTCGTCGGGCACGATCGCCCGGGACCCGGCGGCGATCACGATGCGGTCGGCGGTGATGGTCTCCCCGGTACCGGTGTCGATGGTGTGCGGACCGGTGAAGCGCGCCTCGCCGGTGTAGACGGTGGTGCGGGGGGTGCCCTCGCTGCGGTAGCGCCGTCCGCCGGCGGAGATGGGGTCGACCCGGCCGAACACCCGGTCCACGATGTCCGGCCAGCGCACCTGGTCCACGTGGGCGTCGATGCCGTAGCGCTCGGCGTGCTGCACCGTGCGGGCCACGTCCGCGGCGTAGACGTACATCTTGGTGGGGATGCACCCCACGTTGAGGCAGGTGCCGCCGAAGATCCCCCGCTCGAGCACCGCGACGTCGAGATCGTCGAAGCGGTGGTCCAGGATCGTGTTGCCCGAGCCGCTGCCGATGACTGCCAGGTCGAAGTGCTTCACCCGGTGAACGCTACCGCGCGAGGTCGACCTGCTCGTGGAGCGCCGCCAGCCAGGCGTCCAGCTCGGCGTAGGCGGCCTCCCGCGCCGGGGCCTGCGAGAGGAACACGTCGTGGCGGGCGCCGTCGATCGGGGCGACCAGCGTCCGGCCGCCCAGGCACCCCGCCCAGCGGGCGATCTGGTGCACGTCGAGCACCGCGTCGGCGGTGTCGACGTCGGGGGAGTACGCCGTGGCGAAGTGGCTGCGGGTGGAGCGCAGCAGCAGCGACGAGCAGCCCACGTCCAGGCCCCGGTGCAGCGCGGCCTGGCCGTGCCGCACGGCGCGCATCCAGCCGAAGCGGGCGGGGAAGCCCACCAGCGGCTTCCAGGAGAGGTCGTAGTCCCACTCGCCACCGCCGGAGCGGTGCAGGCTGGTGCCGTAGGCGTCGGCGCTGCCCACCGGGATCACCCGCTTCGGCGCGAGCCGGCCCACGGTGTCGATCAGGGCGGTGCCCGCCGCGCTGCGGTAGTACGCCGGTCCCTGCAGGTCGAACCACGGGCTGTTGAGCACCAGGCCGTCCGGGGCGGGCAGCCCGGCCTGTCGGCGGCGATCCAGCCACAGCGGCACGACGAGACCCCCGGTGGAGTGCCCGCCCACCACCACGCGGTCACCGCCGGACTCCTGCTGCACGATCCGCAGCGCCTCGTCCAGCTCGGCGTCGTAGAGGGCGAGGTCGCTGACGAAGTGCGGCATCTGTCCCGGCCGGATGGACCGCCCGCACTTGCGCAGGTCGAGGGCGTAGAAGGCGTAGCCCAGCGCGGTGAGGTGCTCGGCCAGCCCGGTCTGGAAGAAGTAGTCGGTGTAGCCGTGCACGTGCAGGAACGCACCCCGCGGTGCTGCCCCAGTTGTGGCGTGTCGCACCAGGGTGGCCACGACCGGGGACTCCCCGTCCGGATCCGTGCCCAGCGGCAGCACCAGCTGCTGGTAGTCGGCACCGAGGACGTCGGGCTCCCAGTCGGTCATGGGGATCGATCCTAGGGGCAGGTGTGGTACCCATCGGGGATGACTCCTGTGCACCGATCGTGGTCCGCCGACCTGGACACCCCCACGCTCTACCGGCTCCTCGCCCTGCGCGTCGAGGTGTTCGTCGTGGAGCAGGCCTGCCCCTACCCCGAGCTGGACGGCGCTGACCTGCTGCCCCAGACCCGCCACCTGTGGCTGCAGGAGGGCGAGAACGTGCTGGGCACGGTTCGGCTGATGCAGCCCGACGGTGACGGGGGAGACTTCCGGATCGGTCGGCTGTGTGTTGCTCGACACGCACGGGGGCACGGTCACGCCCGTCGGCTGATGCAGGCGGCCCTGGCCGAGGTGGGTTCTCAGCCGTGCCGGCTGAACGCCCAGGTGCCGATGGTCGGCTTCTACGAGACGCACGGATTCGCCTCGGACGGTTCAGTTTTCGTTGAAGATGGGATCAAGCACCTGCCCATGCTGCGGTCCGGAGCGTGAGCCGGGAACCGGTGCTCTAACCACTACCCGTAGTGGTCACCCGAGCACCGTCAGCCACGATCTCGTTAGGCCGGCGAAAAAAGTCTGGGTAAGCAGAGGACTAAAGTTCCCTCCGTCTGAGCCGCACATGGCTCGGGCGCGAGCCCGGAACGCGATCGGCGAGCGGGCGTGCCTTGACTTCGAGAGGACTCGACCTATGCGGGTAAAGCGGTTCGCGGCGGCAGTCGCGCTCCCCGTGGCAGCGATGATGTTGATCGCCGGCTGCGGCGGCAGCAGCAGTGATTCAAGTGGGGGAAGCAGCGACCCGAACGCCGCCATCTCGATCCAGGGCACCCAGCCGGAGAACCCGCTGGTCCCGGCGAACACGAACGAGGAGGGCGGGTCCATCCCGCTCGACGTCATGTTCACCGGGCTCGTCAGCTACGACACCGACACCTCGGACCTGAAGATGGAGATCGCCGAGTCGATCACCACCACCGACGCGCAGCACTACGACATCAAGCTCAAGGACGGCTACACCTTCCACGACGGCACCCCCGTGGACGCCAAGAGCTTCGTGGACGCGTGGAACTGGGCGGCCTACGCCCCCAACGCGGCGCTCAACGCCAGCTTCTTCGAGCAGGTCAAGGGCTACCAGGACGTCAACCCGACGCCCCCCGCCGGCAGCACGGACGCACCCGCGCCCACGGCGAAGACGATGAGCGGCCTCACCGTGGTGAGCCCCACCGAGATCAAGGTCGAGCTGGTCGCGCCGTACAGCCCGTTCAAGCAGAAGCTGGGCTACCACGTCTTCGCGCCGCTGCCGCAGAGCTTCTACGCCGACCCGGTCGCCTTCGGCCGCAACCCGGTGGGCAACGGTCCGTTCAAGTTCGTCGCGTGGAACGACAACACCGACATCAAGATCACCCGGTGGGACGACTACAAGGGCGAGAAGCCCCAGGTCAAGGACGTCACCATCAAGCTGTACCAGAGCTCGGAGGCGGCCTACGCCGACCTCGTGTCGGGCAACCTGGACTTCCAGCAGCTGCTCCCGCCGTCCGCGCTGGCCGGTGAGAAGTACCAGTCCGACCTGATGGACCGCACGCTCGACAAGGACGCCCCGCGCCTGACCACGGTGAGCCTGCCGATGTACGACCAGCGCTTCGCCAACGCCGACCTGCGCAAGGCCATCTCCATGTCGATCAACCGCGAGCAGATCGCCAAGGTCATCTTCAACGACACCTACGTGCCCTCCACCTCGTTCTCCTCGCCGGCCATCACCGGCTACGAGGCGGACACCTGCGGGGAGGCCTGCACGTACGACCCGGCCAAGGCCAAGGACCTGCTGGCCAAGGCCGGCGGCTTCAGCGGCCCGCTCACGCTGACCTACAACTCTGACGGTGGACACAAGGACTGGTCCGAGGCGGTGTGCAACAGCATCAAGTCGAGCATCGGCATCGACTGCGTGGCCACCCCGACGCCGACCTTCAGCGTCCTGCGCCAGTCCATCAACGCCAAGCAGATGTCCGGCCTGTTCCGGTCCGCGTGGTCCTACGACTTCCCGAACCTGGAGAACGGCCTCAGCCCGCTGTACTCCACCACCGGCTCGGCGAACGACTCGAAGTACAGCAACCCCGAGTTCGACGCGGCCCTGCTGAAGGCGGCTGCCATCAGCGACCCCGCGGAGTCGAACAAGGCGTTCATCGAGGCCGAGAAGATGCTGGCCGCGGACCTGCCGGCGATCCCGCTGTGGAGCGTCACGCAGAAGGCGGGCTACTCTGAGCGCCTGAGCAACGCCAAGCTGTCCTACACCCTCGAGCTCGACCTGACGCAGGTCAGGGTCAACAGCTGACACCCGCCACAGGCCGGCTCACCCTGCTGGGTGGCCGGCCTGTGGTGCGCGTGGCCAGTCAGAGCCAACTCGGAGATCCCCATGGGCCGCTACATCCTTCGACGTCTGCTGCAGATGATCCCGGTGTTCCTGGGCACGACGTTCCTCATCTACTGCCTCGTCTACGCAGTGCCCGGTGACCCCTTCGCCGGCAAGTGCGGCCAGCGGGCCTGCCCGCAGTCGTTCATCAACGAGATGACCGAGAAGTACAACCTGAACGACAACATCTTCGTCCAGTACTTCAAGTACCTGGGCAACCTGTTGCAGGGTGACTTCGGCAGCACCTTCTCGGGCGTGCCGATCAGCCAGATCATCTCGACCTCGTACCCGATCACCATCCGGCTGGCGCTGCTGGCGCTGTTCATCGAGATCGTGATCGGCATCGCGGCCGGCGTGCTCACCGGCCTGGGCCGCAAGGGCTTCTTCGACAACCTGGTGCTCATCTCCACCCTGCTGCTGATCTCGCTGCCGGTGTTCGTTACCGGCTTCGTGCTGCAGTACCTGCTGGGCGTCAAGTGGGGCGTGGTCAACCCGACCGTCTCGCCGAAGGCCCCGTGGAACGAGCTGATCATGCCGGCCTTCGTGCTGGCGAGCCTCTCGCTGGCCTACGCCACCCGCATCACCCGCACCTCGATCGTGGAGAACCGCCGGGCGGACTACGTGCGCACCGCCGTCGCCAAGGGCCTGCCCCAGCGCCGGGTGATCGGGGTGCACCTGCTGCGCAACTCGCTGATCCCGGTGGTGACGTTCTTCGGCACCGACTTCGGCGCGCTGATGGGCGGTGCCATCGTCACCGAGGGCATCTTCAACATCAACGGCATCGGCCGCCAGGTCTACCGCGCCATCCAGGTCAAGGAGGGCGCCACGGTGACCGGCCTGGTGGTGGTGCTGGTGCTGGTGTACCTGCTGATGAGCCTGCTGGTGGACGTGCTGTACGGACTACTCGACCCAAGGATCCGTTATGAGTGAACCCCAGCTCGGCGCCAGCCAGGTGGGCACGGGCGCCGCCCCCGCCGACCCCCAGCCGACGGGCAAGGACGCGGCCGGCACGGCGCCGGTGGAACGGGTGGGCAGCCTGGGCTCCGACGCCTGGCGCGACCTGCGCCGCAGCCCGCTGTTCCTGGTCTCCGCGGTGATCATCCTGGTGATGCTGCTGATGTCGCTGTGGCCGGGGTTGTTCACCAACGTCGACCCGCAGGCGGCCGACCTGAGCCAGAGCAACCTGGGCCCGTCCTCGGCGCACTGGTTCGGCACCGACGTGCAGGGCCACGACGTGCTGGCGCGCTGCATCTACGGTGCGCGGTACTCGCTGATCGTGGGCGTGCTGGCCACCCTGGGGACCACCCTGGTGGGCGTGGCGGTGGGCATCGTGGCGGCCTACTACGGCGGCTGGCTCGACGCCCTGCTCTCCCGGATCGCCGACATCTTCCTGGGCATCCCCTTCGTGCTCGGCGCCATCGTGGTGCTCACCACGTTCACGGTGTCCTCCACCGTGGGCATCGTGGCGCTGGTGATCGGGTCGTTGATCCTGCTCGGCTGGCCGGTGCCCACCCGCGTGATGCGCTCGTCGATGATGCAGGCCAAGCAGGCCGACTACGTGGTGGCCGCCCGCTCCATGGGCGCCGGCACCAGGCGGATCATCTTCCGCCACCTGCTGCCCAACTGCCTGGCCCCGACGCTGGTGTACGCCA is from Rhodococcus sp. X156 and encodes:
- a CDS encoding LysR family transcriptional regulator, which encodes MPADPRQLRHFVAVAEQPSFTKAARSLGVARTELSRSLAALQEQVGEPLVVPGEQPTRLTAAGEALLTQARSALAEPDPRGSETADDAPREQTFTVGYVPGVTLAKWSRVWSERMPTVPLRAVGVEVAEQVDALRSGRVDVCLVRLPVQREGLSVVRLYEEVPVVVVPKDHPVALFDAVGVADLADEHLLQDPDTVPEWRDVASELRTGERPTVAEELTDAQRIELVAAGLGIVVVPQSIARLHARRDLVYRPVHDVAPSPVALAWVPERNSDLVETFFGVVKGRTARSSRGADPAPAEPAPRAGRTRQPQKQAGGARGGRSGARGGARKPRRG
- a CDS encoding penicillin-binding transpeptidase domain-containing protein: MVTVSARPRTLAGPRLLAAVLLAVLMVTGSLTACTSGPSAADAASRFLQGLSAGDLAAAGAATDQPDAARAAIETTRTGLGAESVDTELGEVRTSDGTATADFTAHWHLAQQRTWTHTGQLKLGRTGGDWTVRWSSANLHPRLADNQSLAVRADPAPTASVLDRNGQALLNPGVVVRVTLDPAAAGDVPAVARDLAAAVSRFDPAITTQSIMDGVATGGAAPYPVVTLRENDYLAVKAAIYELPGVSFSSQAALLSVDPTVAPTLLREVSSTVQDDLAGRAGWRVVTVGPNGAQVETLATTAAEPAAAVRLTLDHGVQQAAQNAVRSKPEPAMTVALKASTGEVLAVAQNAAADAAGPVALTGLYEPGSTFKTVTAAAVLQAGTVTAETPSACPATTVVGGVRVIPNYNDFALGEVPLRTAFAASCNTTFAQLSGALGADALSTTARSLGIGMDYTAAGMTTVTGKVPPTADLVKRAEDSIGQGDVQASPFGMALVAATVARGTTPAPVLVQGAPTAVAGSAPALPAPVLDQLRVMMREVVTGGSGRGVAEQGQVHGKTGEAQFGDGTRSHSWFIGYRGDVAFATLVVGGGSSAGAVGVTGQVLAALPAGY
- the map gene encoding type I methionyl aminopeptidase, whose protein sequence is MSVFTTARPPLTPGHPTPIRTVPQSIPRPEYVGKPAPTPSNDPWVQPPEVIEAMRVASKIAAQALQEGGKVVAPGVTTDEVDRVVHEFLVDHGAYPSTLGYRGFSKSCCTSLNEVICHGIPDTTVIQDGDIVNIDVTAFIGGVHGDTNATFLAGDVAPEVRDLVERTHEATMRAIKAVKPGRQLNVVGRVIEAYASRFGYGVVRDFTGHGIGRSFHSGLVVLHYDQPSVETVIEEGMTFTIEPMITLGGIDYDQWDDGWTVLTKDKSWTAQFEHTIVVTATGAEILTLP
- a CDS encoding GNAT family N-acetyltransferase, which gives rise to MTPVHRSWSADLDTPTLYRLLALRVEVFVVEQACPYPELDGADLLPQTRHLWLQEGENVLGTVRLMQPDGDGGDFRIGRLCVARHARGHGHARRLMQAALAEVGSQPCRLNAQVPMVGFYETHGFASDGSVFVEDGIKHLPMLRSGA
- a CDS encoding alpha/beta hydrolase, with amino-acid sequence MSVEQVTCGEHTFDVHLGGDPADTPVVLLHGFPQSPHCYDAVLPRLHAAGLRTIVPAQRGYSPGARPTGVEDYRMPHLVGDVIALLDAMDVGWAHLVGHDWGAAVAWQVAARHPNRVSSLVVASVGHPVAFADALRNDSAQKESSSYMQLFAQPGKAEDLLLADDGRRLRAMVATGGQTAEQVAASVEPLLEPGALTAALSWYRAMRGEDYRECPAVEVATTYLWSTGDTSLGRTQAEASRRHVLADYRFVELPGVTHWIPEEAAAELAAEIVLRSSPW
- a CDS encoding alpha/beta hydrolase, translated to MTDWEPDVLGADYQQLVLPLGTDPDGESPVVATLVRHATTGAAPRGAFLHVHGYTDYFFQTGLAEHLTALGYAFYALDLRKCGRSIRPGQMPHFVSDLALYDAELDEALRIVQQESGGDRVVVGGHSTGGLVVPLWLDRRRQAGLPAPDGLVLNSPWFDLQGPAYYRSAAGTALIDTVGRLAPKRVIPVGSADAYGTSLHRSGGGEWDYDLSWKPLVGFPARFGWMRAVRHGQAALHRGLDVGCSSLLLRSTRSHFATAYSPDVDTADAVLDVHQIARWAGCLGGRTLVAPIDGARHDVFLSQAPAREAAYAELDAWLAALHEQVDLAR
- a CDS encoding sugar porter family MFS transporter, which encodes MSTGATSSTPARSEPPAGGASVAHALLFSLAAALGGFLFGYDTAVINGAVKAIQSRFNAGTAATGLTVSLALIGAALGAWVAGAVAGRLGRLWTMRIAAVLFIVSSVGSALAFSVVDLACWRVVGGVAVGIASVISPAYIAEISPAAYRGRLGSMHQLAIVLGIAVSSLVNYALAEAAGGSRGEIAGLEAWRWMLMAAAFPGALYLLMTYTLPESPRFLVAKGKTAVATKILASLEGGNTEQVDHRIEEIRVSLKLEERSRVRDLFTGQHKMVPLVLLGVALAALQQLVGINVIFYYSASLWQSVGIGEDRSLLISVVSAVVNIVGTFVAIAVIDKIGRRPLLAIGSVGMTVALGIASWCFSHAEAVAASTDGTAAAAELPSPYGTIALVAANGFVFFFALSWGPVVWVLLSEMFPNRSRAAAVAVATSANWIANFAVTVTFPTFSAANLSLTYAGYAAMAAVSLVVVIFFVKETKGRTLEENG
- a CDS encoding DUF5997 family protein; its protein translation is MKPATAAKKLEIYLPAAPAEFREGTVSRTELEELQNNPPEWLQQLRQAGPHPRSVLARKLKISIAGLARGGVTEALTTEQVDALVAEAPEWLQAEQRLQAGVRAESARQREAKQQSGKPQSAKQQSGKPQTRAS
- a CDS encoding mycothione reductase, producing MKHFDLAVIGSGSGNTILDHRFDDLDVAVLERGIFGGTCLNVGCIPTKMYVYAADVARTVQHAERYGIDAHVDQVRWPDIVDRVFGRVDPISAGGRRYRSEGTPRTTVYTGEARFTGPHTIDTGTGETITADRIVIAAGSRAIVPDEVLDSGVTFHTNDDVMRLPRLPERLVIVGAGYIATEFAHVFSAFGSAVSLIGRSDVLLRQLDRGIAERFTALAQEKWDVHLGHGLAKVRQGSDVDGHPDIEVELTNGDVVSGDALLVAAGRRPNSDLLDLGAAGVGTHPDGRIMVDEQQRVLSTNGEVVPGVWALGDVSSPYQLKHVANHEARVVQHNLLHPESPRTTSHAHVPAAVFTDPQIATVGLTEEQAREHGLDVTVKVQAYGDVAYGWAMEDVEGVCKVIAERGTGRLLGAHVMGAQASTVIQPLIQAMSFGLSATEMATGQYWIHPALAEVVENALLGLEV